In Labrus bergylta chromosome 6, fLabBer1.1, whole genome shotgun sequence, the following proteins share a genomic window:
- the LOC136179500 gene encoding golgin subfamily A member 6-like protein 1 codes for MEQSQSWGDIMEKEIGDEEVGAGEFKYPMQGANRWNRRQNNNKQRPTQPEGQTFHRRREEAYGQHHWQTQNGPDRSLPQRRPPQWQVVADLRKELEGVKVLLKQERDLSKAGRERYTISKSKIQEVEERLRVEQEERLQCDQEIRMLKQKLQETTCSEPKQQETLQSEKDALLEKIKIMQKETFSKDIKTAKQTMALKYQLEEVTLSRQNLFSKLEEQEEANLGLQKELRDSKKKRQHHKMMADNLRREMEEVRLQHLERANKDLMLVERLTEEKESLEQEVKVFKEEVEEISCALQKEVEELQKDKEHHTLRADCLQKELEEVSQLCTTSEEITSWRKAEKICTSESRQRRQLVSKLERQEEMIYSLKKKVEELQKDKENQKLRADRLQEELEEDSPPCPTREDITMLRMAEKICASESRRHQYKRQRRQNLDPK; via the coding sequence ATGGAACAATCCCAGAGCTGGGGAGATATCATGGAGAAGGAGATAGGAGATGAGGAGGTTGGAGCTGGGGAGTTTAAATACCCCATGCAAGGAGCCAACCGCTGGAACCGCcgccaaaacaacaacaagcagcgTCCTACTCAGCCAGAAGGTCAGACTTTCCACcgaaggagggaggaagcctACGGGCAGCACCACTGGCAGACCCAGAATGGACCTGATCGCTCACTGCCTCAGAGACGTCCACCCCAATGGCAGGTGGTTGCAGATCTCAGGAAAGAACTGGAAGGAGTGAAGGTTCTTCTGAAACAGGAGAGAGATCTGAGCAAGGCAGGGCGGGAGAGATACACCATCAGCAAGTCAAAGATCCAGGAGGTAGAAGAAAGGTTGAGGGTGGAGCAAGAAGAGAGACTCCAATGTGACCAGGAGATCAGGATGCTCAAACAAAAACTCCAGGAGACAACTTGTAGTGAACCAAAGCAGCAAGAAACTCTGCAGTCTGAAAAAGACGCCCTGCTGGAAAAGATTAAGATCATGCAGAAAGAAACCTTCAGCAAGGACATCAAGACCGCCAAGCAGACCATGGCCTTAAAGTACCAGCTGGAAGAAGTAACACTAAGCAGGCAAAACCTCTTCTCCAAACTGGAAGAACAGGAGGAGGCCAATCTGGGGCTGCAGAAGGAGTTAAGAGACtccaaaaagaaaaggcagcacCATAAAATGATGGCTGACAACCTCAGGAGAGAAATGGAGGAAGTCAGGCTTCAGCATCTGGAGAGGGCCAACAAGGACCTGATGCTGGTAGAGAGActgacagaggagaaagagtCACTAGAGCAGGAGGTGAAGGTCTTCAAAGAAGAGGTAGAGGAGATCAGTTGTGCACTgcagaaggaggtggaggagctccaaaaagacaaagagcacCACACATTGAGGGCTGACTGCCTtcagaaagagctggaggaagtCAGTCAACTGTGCACTACCAGTGAGGAGATCACTTCCTGGAGGAAGGCTGAGAAGATCTGCACTTCAGAAAGCCGCCAGAGGAGGCAGCTCGTCTCCAAActggagagacaggaggagatgaTTTACTCTCTGaagaagaaggtggaggagctccaaaaagacaaagagaaccAAAAGTTGAGGGCTGACCGCCTTCAGGAAGAGCTGGAGGAAGACAGTCCACCGTGTCCTACCAGAGAGGACATCACTATGTTGAGGATGGCTGAGAAGATCTGCGCTTCAGAAAGCCGCCGGCACCAATACAAGCGGCAGAGGAGGCAGAACCTGGACCCAAAGTGA